The following are encoded together in the Mycolicibacterium arabiense genome:
- a CDS encoding Hsp70 family protein, with protein MSEPLGLSIGTTSMVAARVGSTPVSRRSVLTVSGQPLGGFVERAGDPVPLVAADGSRHLADDLIVTLLDEMARSDTAPIAIAVPAHWNGATLRALRSAMRSRPNLAPGGVPARLVSDAVTTLTALHASPGLPTSGVVALMDFGGGGTTITLADAASSFEAIETRRIADFSGDQIDQALMTDVLDRIAGAGGVDPAGTAAVGSLALLRDECRRAKERLSEQAATDVGVQLPGHRSTATVTRDDLETVLDGPMTALLAELDDQLSRNRIHWSDVTAVALAGGGARIPLIGARLAEHTRSPVIATPQPALDAAVGAAVFAAHAADSDAQTGVAHAAVVTEAISQAAPGTATFRALAWSQDQDTEDPVPYTGPDTYVREDPYGPPTGATDAVPQHVPDRSEYRAYDDEPRAWQRVPQLAFGVAAAVALIAVGGVAIALTSGTDETQPSPSTAPLTATSTAPPITSEPQPPPSELPPPAAEPPPAPPVTEVPPPPPETVTVERPVTTTPPTTTTTTTTTTTTTTTTTTPSTTTTTPSTTTTTTTPPTTRTTTTPPMTTSYITVPFVPVPIPVQVPNTPVPPPVYQQPPPLFPY; from the coding sequence ATGAGCGAGCCGCTGGGGTTGTCGATCGGCACCACCAGCATGGTCGCGGCTCGGGTGGGCAGCACACCCGTCAGCCGCCGATCGGTGCTGACGGTGTCCGGTCAGCCGCTGGGCGGGTTCGTGGAGCGCGCCGGAGACCCCGTACCGCTGGTCGCTGCCGACGGGTCGAGGCATCTGGCCGACGACCTGATCGTCACCCTGCTCGACGAGATGGCCCGGAGTGACACCGCCCCGATCGCGATCGCGGTCCCCGCGCACTGGAACGGCGCGACACTGCGCGCGCTGCGCTCCGCGATGCGCAGCAGACCCAACCTGGCGCCGGGCGGCGTGCCCGCCCGCCTGGTGTCCGACGCCGTCACCACGCTGACCGCACTGCACGCCAGCCCCGGTCTGCCGACCAGCGGCGTGGTGGCCCTGATGGACTTCGGCGGCGGAGGGACCACCATCACCCTGGCCGACGCCGCATCGTCCTTCGAAGCGATCGAGACGCGGCGGATCGCGGACTTCTCCGGCGATCAGATCGACCAGGCACTGATGACCGACGTCCTGGACCGGATTGCCGGCGCCGGCGGTGTCGACCCGGCGGGAACCGCAGCCGTCGGCTCGCTCGCCCTGCTGCGGGACGAGTGCCGGCGCGCTAAGGAGCGACTCTCCGAGCAGGCAGCCACGGACGTGGGTGTTCAACTGCCCGGTCACCGCTCGACCGCGACGGTCACCCGCGACGACCTCGAAACCGTGCTGGACGGTCCGATGACCGCGTTGCTCGCCGAACTCGACGATCAGCTGTCCCGCAACAGGATTCACTGGTCCGACGTGACGGCGGTCGCGCTGGCCGGCGGTGGTGCGCGGATACCATTGATCGGTGCGCGACTCGCCGAGCACACCCGGTCCCCGGTGATCGCCACCCCGCAGCCCGCACTCGACGCTGCGGTGGGCGCCGCGGTGTTCGCCGCGCACGCTGCCGACTCCGATGCCCAGACCGGCGTTGCTCACGCGGCGGTCGTCACCGAGGCGATCAGCCAGGCGGCACCAGGGACCGCGACCTTCCGGGCGCTGGCGTGGTCGCAGGATCAGGACACCGAGGACCCGGTGCCCTACACCGGCCCCGACACCTACGTCCGCGAGGATCCCTACGGGCCGCCGACCGGCGCGACCGACGCAGTGCCGCAACACGTTCCGGATCGTAGTGAATACAGGGCATACGACGACGAGCCGCGCGCCTGGCAACGGGTACCGCAACTGGCGTTCGGGGTCGCTGCCGCCGTGGCGCTGATAGCGGTCGGAGGCGTGGCGATCGCGCTGACCAGCGGCACCGACGAGACGCAACCCAGCCCGAGCACCGCGCCGCTGACCGCGACGTCGACGGCGCCACCGATCACCTCCGAGCCCCAGCCGCCGCCGTCCGAACTGCCCCCGCCAGCGGCGGAACCGCCGCCTGCGCCCCCGGTCACCGAGGTGCCTCCGCCGCCGCCCGAGACCGTCACCGTGGAGCGGCCGGTCACCACGACGCCACCCACCACGACCACCACGACGACGACCACCACGACCACCACGACGACGACGACCACGCCATCGACCACCACGACGACGCCGTCCACCACCACCACGACCACCACGCCGCCAACCACCAGGACGACCACGACGCCGCCGATGACGACGAGCTACATCACGGTGCCGTTCGTGCCGGTCCCCATCCCGGTTCAGGTGCCGAACACCCCCGTGCCGCCGCCGGTGTACCAGCAGCCGCCGCCGCTCTTCCCCTACTGA
- a CDS encoding nuclear transport factor 2 family protein: MGDIDEIQQVKYRYLRALDTKHWDDFADTLTEDVVGDYGESLGEEHHFTDRASLVEFMVTSMPAEVITEHRVTHPEIVVDGDEATGIWYLQDKVIVPAFDFMLIGAGFYHDRYRRTADGWKISATGYDRTYDASLSTKELDFKVKAGRAIAAL, encoded by the coding sequence ATGGGTGACATCGACGAGATCCAGCAAGTGAAGTACCGCTACCTGCGTGCGCTCGACACCAAGCACTGGGACGACTTCGCCGACACGCTCACCGAGGACGTGGTCGGCGACTACGGCGAGTCGCTCGGCGAGGAGCACCACTTCACCGACCGCGCCTCCCTCGTCGAGTTCATGGTCACCTCGATGCCCGCCGAGGTCATCACCGAGCACCGGGTGACGCACCCGGAGATCGTCGTCGACGGCGACGAGGCGACCGGGATCTGGTACCTGCAGGACAAGGTGATCGTTCCGGCGTTCGACTTCATGTTGATCGGCGCGGGCTTCTACCACGACAGGTACCGCCGGACGGCCGACGGCTGGAAGATCAGCGCCACCGGATACGACCGCACCTACGACGCGTCGCTGTCCACCAAGGAGCTGGACTTCAAGGTGAAGGCCGGGCGCGCCATCGCCGCGCTGTAG
- a CDS encoding DUF3159 domain-containing protein → MGFIDGYVKSPFAGIAPWILLSVLSGPGRFEEAASAALGLSLLTLWVGWRRAIPVHLLEVFGVAFFGVMAGLGLVASDGMIQWLESWAGEVSNVALAGFAIITLLIKRPFTVAYAKDTTPEEYWDTAQFLKVNYAISAVWAAAFTFSAIVGAIGGIVLHGEADFWTGWILPIGAMLFAVEFTEFYPDYAGADEPESRLRLLDWLPPFVLVVGIVGWVSESTSAAVGITLIVVGIAGSALMGKTRRVKT, encoded by the coding sequence GTGGGATTTATTGACGGATACGTGAAATCGCCGTTCGCCGGCATCGCCCCGTGGATACTCCTGTCCGTCCTCTCGGGTCCGGGGCGGTTCGAGGAAGCGGCCTCGGCAGCGCTGGGGCTGTCGCTGCTGACGCTGTGGGTCGGGTGGCGACGAGCCATTCCCGTGCACCTGCTCGAGGTGTTCGGCGTCGCGTTCTTCGGCGTCATGGCCGGACTGGGACTGGTCGCCTCCGACGGAATGATCCAGTGGCTCGAGTCGTGGGCCGGCGAGGTCAGCAACGTCGCCCTCGCCGGGTTCGCGATCATCACGCTGCTGATCAAACGGCCGTTCACCGTGGCGTACGCCAAGGACACCACGCCCGAGGAGTATTGGGACACAGCGCAATTCCTGAAGGTGAACTACGCGATCTCCGCGGTATGGGCGGCGGCGTTCACCTTCTCGGCGATCGTCGGCGCGATCGGCGGCATCGTGTTGCACGGCGAGGCCGACTTCTGGACGGGCTGGATCCTGCCCATCGGGGCGATGCTCTTCGCGGTCGAGTTCACCGAGTTCTACCCCGACTACGCCGGCGCCGACGAGCCCGAATCCCGTCTTCGACTCCTCGACTGGCTGCCGCCATTCGTCCTGGTGGTCGGCATCGTGGGCTGGGTGTCGGAGTCGACGTCGGCCGCGGTGGGGATCACGCTGATCGTCGTCGGGATCGCCGGATCGGCGCTGATGGGGAAGACTCGGCGGGTCAAAACCTAG
- a CDS encoding YchJ family protein produces the protein MASAIDCPCGSGVGYAACCEPLHDGAREAATAEQLMRSRYSAYARGLPDYLFRTWHPRTRPADVAIEPEIEWTGLDVIDAAAGGPDDDWGEVEFTAHYREAGGQHAMRERSRFERRAGRWFYTDGDAADG, from the coding sequence ATGGCCTCCGCGATCGACTGCCCGTGCGGCAGCGGCGTCGGCTACGCCGCCTGCTGCGAGCCGCTGCACGACGGGGCGCGCGAGGCGGCGACGGCCGAACAGCTGATGCGATCGCGGTACTCGGCGTACGCCCGCGGGCTGCCGGACTATCTGTTCCGCACGTGGCACCCGAGGACCCGTCCGGCCGACGTCGCGATCGAACCGGAGATCGAGTGGACGGGCCTCGACGTCATCGACGCCGCTGCCGGCGGCCCGGACGACGACTGGGGCGAGGTCGAGTTCACCGCCCACTACCGAGAGGCCGGCGGGCAGCACGCCATGCGCGAGCGCAGTCGGTTCGAGCGGCGCGCAGGGCGCTGGTTCTACACCGACGGCGACGCTGCGGACGGCTAG
- a CDS encoding ABC transporter ATP-binding protein, whose amino-acid sequence MSEPLLEVTDLVKHFPIRSGVVVEREVAKVRAVDGVSLSLRKGETLGLVGESGCGKSTLCRTILQLVDPTSGSVRFEGEELVGRNRRQMRPFRRRMQMIFQDPYASLNPRKRVGQIIGDPMEMHGLASGRDVEARVRDLLDRVGLRPEHGERFPHEFSGGQRQRIGIARALALEPSLIIADEPVSALDVSVQAQIVNLLKDLQDELGLAYLFVAHDLGVVRHVSHHVAVMYLGRIVESATAAGLYEHPLHPYSHALLSAVPVPDPRANAARERLVLEGDPPSPIDPPPGCRFHTRCPRVGDDCRVDDPALRELVPNHVAACHHPLL is encoded by the coding sequence GTGAGCGAACCGCTGCTCGAGGTCACCGACCTCGTCAAGCACTTCCCGATCAGGTCCGGCGTCGTGGTCGAACGCGAGGTCGCCAAGGTACGCGCGGTCGACGGCGTGAGCCTGTCACTCCGCAAGGGCGAAACCCTGGGATTGGTCGGGGAATCCGGCTGCGGCAAGTCGACGCTGTGCCGCACCATCCTGCAGCTGGTCGATCCGACCTCGGGGTCGGTGCGGTTCGAGGGCGAGGAACTCGTCGGGCGCAACCGGCGCCAGATGCGGCCGTTCCGCCGGCGGATGCAGATGATCTTCCAGGACCCGTATGCCTCGTTGAATCCGCGCAAGCGCGTGGGTCAGATCATCGGCGATCCGATGGAGATGCACGGGCTCGCGTCGGGCCGCGACGTCGAGGCACGGGTGCGCGACCTGCTCGACCGAGTGGGGTTGCGGCCCGAGCACGGCGAGCGCTTCCCGCACGAATTCTCCGGTGGGCAGCGGCAACGCATCGGCATAGCCCGTGCTCTGGCACTGGAACCCAGCCTGATCATCGCCGACGAACCAGTCTCCGCGCTCGACGTGTCGGTGCAGGCGCAGATCGTCAACCTGCTCAAGGACCTGCAGGACGAACTGGGGCTGGCCTACCTCTTCGTGGCCCACGACCTCGGCGTGGTGCGGCACGTGTCGCACCACGTGGCGGTCATGTACCTGGGCCGGATCGTCGAGAGCGCCACGGCCGCCGGGCTGTACGAGCACCCCCTGCATCCCTACTCGCACGCGCTGCTGTCGGCGGTCCCGGTGCCCGACCCGAGAGCCAACGCGGCGCGGGAGCGTCTGGTGCTGGAGGGCGATCCGCCGAGCCCGATCGACCCACCGCCGGGCTGTCGCTTCCACACACGCTGCCCGCGCGTCGGTGACGATTGCCGGGTGGACGACCCCGCATTGCGTGAACTCGTCCCGAATCACGTTGCGGCGTGCCATCACCCGTTGCTGTAG
- a CDS encoding bifunctional phosphatase PAP2/diacylglycerol kinase family protein has protein sequence MDLWQRHRGIRQIGKGLGTLDREVYEAIAESPSPLLDAVMPKLTAAADHSKLWFAIAAVLTATGKPAVRRGAARGVATLAFTSLITNQGAKRIWKRARPNVLTVPLIRRSVRTPTSNSLPSGHSASAAAFAVGVGLESPSVGLGLSLLAGLVGMSRVATGAHYPGDVLAGLGLGAAIAVVGGKIVPPVVEVRMPATAAPLRVDTPARPDGAGVVLVINPASGSGTGARVIDEVREALPATEIVELTEDDDVAAVMRDAAERGEVLAVGGGDGTVSCAAGIAVDTGVPLAVFPGGTFNHFAKDIGCETVERTVEAIREGTVTGVDVLRVNETGTVINTASIGAYPAFVRTREKLEHKIGKPLAGAYALFHTLRREEPVRIAFDNQVLQTSLFFLGNSVYLPSGFAPSRRGRLDDGLIDVRILETGRPFARLRIVTALALGRLTRSPLYHEMRVPEFRFKAVDGPTPLAHDGEVEMVLDEATFSVRYRGLPVFRPLP, from the coding sequence ATGGACCTGTGGCAGCGACACCGCGGCATTCGGCAGATCGGCAAGGGGCTCGGCACCCTCGACCGCGAGGTCTACGAGGCGATCGCGGAGTCGCCCAGCCCACTACTGGACGCGGTGATGCCCAAGCTGACCGCCGCGGCCGACCACTCGAAGCTGTGGTTCGCGATCGCGGCGGTCCTCACCGCGACCGGGAAGCCGGCGGTGCGCCGCGGTGCGGCCCGCGGCGTCGCCACCCTCGCGTTCACCAGCCTGATCACCAACCAGGGCGCGAAGCGGATCTGGAAGCGGGCTCGGCCGAACGTGCTGACCGTGCCGCTGATCCGCCGTTCAGTGCGGACGCCGACGTCCAATTCGCTGCCGTCCGGCCACTCGGCCAGCGCCGCCGCGTTCGCGGTCGGCGTCGGTCTGGAGAGCCCTTCGGTAGGACTGGGCCTGTCGCTCCTGGCGGGCCTGGTCGGCATGTCGAGGGTGGCCACCGGAGCGCACTACCCGGGCGACGTACTCGCCGGCCTGGGGTTGGGCGCCGCGATCGCGGTGGTCGGCGGCAAGATCGTGCCTCCGGTCGTCGAAGTCCGGATGCCTGCCACCGCCGCGCCGCTGCGCGTGGACACTCCGGCGCGGCCCGACGGTGCCGGCGTGGTCCTCGTCATCAACCCGGCGTCCGGCAGCGGAACCGGCGCCCGCGTCATCGACGAGGTGCGTGAGGCACTTCCGGCCACGGAGATCGTCGAACTCACCGAGGACGACGACGTAGCCGCCGTCATGCGCGACGCCGCCGAACGGGGCGAGGTACTCGCGGTCGGCGGCGGCGACGGCACGGTGTCCTGCGCTGCCGGGATAGCCGTGGACACCGGGGTGCCGTTGGCAGTGTTCCCGGGCGGAACGTTCAACCACTTCGCGAAGGACATCGGCTGCGAGACGGTCGAGCGGACCGTGGAGGCGATCCGCGAAGGCACCGTCACGGGCGTCGACGTGCTGCGCGTCAACGAGACGGGCACCGTCATCAACACGGCGAGCATCGGCGCGTACCCGGCGTTCGTGCGCACCCGCGAGAAACTCGAACACAAGATCGGCAAGCCGCTGGCCGGCGCGTACGCGCTGTTCCACACCTTGCGACGCGAAGAACCGGTGCGCATCGCGTTCGACAACCAGGTGCTGCAGACGTCGCTGTTCTTCCTCGGCAACTCGGTGTACCTGCCGTCGGGCTTCGCGCCGTCGCGACGCGGCCGCCTCGACGACGGGCTCATCGACGTCCGAATCCTCGAGACCGGACGACCGTTCGCGCGGCTCCGCATCGTCACCGCGCTGGCGCTGGGCCGGTTGACCAGGAGCCCGCTCTACCACGAGATGCGCGTACCCGAGTTCCGGTTCAAGGCGGTCGACGGCCCGACGCCGCTCGCGCACGACGGCGAGGTCGAGATGGTCCTCGACGAGGCGACTTTCAGCGTGCGATACCGGGGTCTGCCGGTGTTCCGGCCACTGCCCTAG
- a CDS encoding purine-cytosine permease family protein: MTQEAQDAAPGAAVEHDTMTATKETLEDYTLRFAPRSYRKWSTRVVGISALGGIAYLADFAIGANIGIAYGTTNALWGILIFAVVVMLTGFPVAYYSARYNIDLDLVTRGSGFGYYGSVVTNVIFATFTFIFFALEGSIMAQGLELGLGIPLWIGYAVSTFIIFPLVIYGMKVLSTLQVWTTPLWLVLMVAPFVYLVVSHPESVSSFFAYQGENGVQGFDLGSTLLAAGVCLSLIAQIAEQNDYLRFMPPRTPENSRSWWTWLFLAGPGWVIFGAIKQIVGLFLAVYLIANVADGAGIANQPVHQFLEIYQNFLPPWLAMTLAVILVVISQVKINVTNAYSGSLAWTNSFTRITKTYPGRLVFLAFNLLIALVLMEANMFDFLNTILGFYANCGIAWVVVVASDIVFNKFLLKLSPMQPEFRRGMLYDFNPVGFVSMLAAAGVSILAFFGGLGEAIRPYSPLVAIVLGLVLPPIIAVATKGRYYLRRTDDGIDLPMLDEFGNPSDDHLKCDVCHHDYERPDMLKAAGSEGFICSLCLSTDKTGENVLPAQT, from the coding sequence ATGACGCAGGAGGCGCAGGACGCCGCACCGGGGGCCGCAGTAGAGCACGACACCATGACTGCCACCAAGGAGACCTTGGAGGACTACACGCTGCGGTTCGCGCCGCGTAGCTACCGCAAGTGGTCGACGCGGGTGGTGGGCATATCGGCACTGGGCGGAATCGCCTACCTGGCGGACTTCGCGATCGGCGCCAACATCGGGATCGCCTACGGCACCACGAATGCGCTGTGGGGCATCCTGATCTTCGCCGTCGTCGTGATGCTGACCGGCTTCCCCGTCGCCTACTACTCGGCGCGCTACAACATCGACCTCGACCTGGTCACCCGCGGAAGTGGATTCGGCTACTACGGCTCGGTGGTCACCAACGTCATCTTCGCGACGTTCACGTTCATCTTCTTCGCCCTCGAGGGTTCGATCATGGCGCAGGGGCTCGAACTCGGTCTCGGGATACCCCTGTGGATCGGCTACGCGGTCTCCACGTTCATCATCTTCCCGCTGGTGATCTACGGCATGAAAGTCCTGTCGACACTGCAGGTCTGGACCACCCCGCTGTGGCTGGTCCTCATGGTCGCGCCTTTCGTCTACCTCGTCGTCAGCCATCCGGAGTCGGTCAGCTCCTTCTTCGCCTACCAGGGTGAGAACGGCGTTCAGGGCTTCGACCTCGGTTCGACGCTGCTGGCCGCGGGCGTGTGTCTGTCGCTGATCGCCCAGATCGCCGAGCAGAACGACTACCTGCGGTTCATGCCGCCCCGCACGCCGGAGAACAGCCGGAGCTGGTGGACGTGGCTGTTCCTGGCCGGTCCGGGGTGGGTCATCTTCGGCGCCATCAAGCAGATCGTCGGCCTGTTCCTCGCCGTCTATCTGATCGCCAACGTCGCCGATGGCGCGGGCATCGCCAACCAGCCGGTGCACCAGTTCCTGGAGATCTACCAGAACTTCCTGCCTCCGTGGCTGGCGATGACGCTGGCGGTGATCCTGGTCGTCATCAGCCAGGTGAAGATCAACGTGACGAACGCCTACTCGGGCTCGCTCGCGTGGACCAACTCGTTCACCCGCATCACCAAGACCTACCCGGGTCGGCTGGTGTTCCTGGCCTTCAACCTGTTGATCGCCCTGGTGCTGATGGAAGCCAACATGTTCGACTTCCTCAACACCATCCTGGGCTTCTACGCCAACTGCGGCATCGCCTGGGTGGTCGTGGTCGCCTCGGACATCGTGTTCAACAAGTTCCTGCTGAAGCTCTCGCCCATGCAGCCGGAGTTCCGCCGCGGCATGCTCTACGACTTCAACCCCGTCGGGTTCGTGTCGATGCTGGCCGCCGCGGGTGTCTCCATCCTGGCGTTCTTCGGCGGACTCGGGGAGGCCATCCGGCCGTACTCACCGCTGGTCGCGATCGTCCTCGGGCTGGTGCTGCCGCCGATCATCGCCGTCGCGACCAAGGGTAGGTACTACCTGCGCCGCACCGACGACGGCATCGACCTGCCGATGCTCGACGAGTTCGGCAACCCGTCCGACGACCACCTGAAATGCGATGTCTGCCATCACGATTACGAGCGGCCAGACATGCTGAAGGCGGCCGGCTCAGAGGGCTTCATCTGCTCGCTGTGCCTGTCGACCGACAAGACCGGCGAGAACGTGCTGCCCGCTCAGACGTAG
- a CDS encoding L,D-transpeptidase family protein, producing MRRLLTSLCVAVIALVAAPQARAELVPWFANQVGNATQVVSVVGVGGSDAKVDVYERTSSGWRAVGAGIPAKIGSKGMSPEHYDGSMLTPMGVYTLDFAFGTQPNPGGGLQYVQVGPNHWWDGDMKSPTYNTMQVCEKAKCPFSTALSDGTENLDIPQYAHAVVMGVNKQRIPGKGGAFFLHTTDGGPTAGCVAIDDEMLVKVMQWLRPGALIAVSK from the coding sequence ATGCGCCGACTGCTGACCTCGTTGTGCGTCGCGGTCATTGCGCTCGTGGCGGCGCCGCAGGCCCGTGCCGAACTCGTCCCGTGGTTCGCCAACCAGGTGGGTAACGCCACGCAGGTGGTTTCCGTTGTCGGCGTTGGTGGTTCGGACGCCAAGGTGGACGTGTACGAGCGGACGTCGTCGGGCTGGCGCGCGGTGGGGGCGGGCATCCCGGCCAAGATCGGCTCGAAGGGCATGTCGCCCGAGCACTACGACGGGTCGATGCTGACGCCGATGGGCGTCTACACCCTGGACTTCGCCTTCGGCACGCAACCCAATCCCGGTGGCGGTCTGCAGTACGTGCAGGTGGGTCCGAACCATTGGTGGGACGGCGACATGAAGAGCCCGACCTACAACACGATGCAGGTGTGCGAGAAGGCCAAGTGTCCCTTCAGCACCGCGCTGAGCGATGGAACCGAAAACCTCGACATCCCGCAGTACGCCCATGCCGTCGTGATGGGCGTCAACAAGCAACGCATCCCCGGCAAGGGTGGCGCGTTCTTCCTGCACACCACCGACGGTGGGCCCACCGCCGGCTGCGTCGCCATCGACGACGAGATGCTCGTGAAGGTCATGCAGTGGCTGCGCCCCGGAGCGCTGATCGCGGTCTCCAAGTAG
- a CDS encoding SRPBCC family protein, with translation MPVRRDDSGRRWVEMEFLVPGTPEDVWNAIATGPGMSAWFTRAEVDEFVGGEVTFHFGGDATSTGPVTAWEPPARFGYEEVGWSGEAPPVATEVVVTGHKGGQCVVRMVHSLFTDRDDWDDELESFEGGWPVFFAILRLYLRHFVGQPAAAVSVMIPSEVDGALAWSEITEALNLAGANVGDRRSAPAGAPALSGEVELLHQDRDNRYVMLRLDEPADGVAVIGAHCAPGVAMVTASLFFYGPGATDLAAEQEAAWSRWMPDRVRSST, from the coding sequence ATGCCCGTGCGTAGAGACGACTCCGGCCGCCGATGGGTCGAGATGGAATTCCTGGTTCCCGGCACCCCTGAGGACGTGTGGAACGCGATCGCCACCGGACCGGGGATGAGCGCCTGGTTCACCCGCGCCGAGGTCGACGAATTCGTCGGTGGCGAGGTCACCTTCCACTTCGGGGGTGACGCCACCTCGACGGGGCCCGTCACCGCCTGGGAGCCGCCGGCGCGCTTCGGCTACGAGGAAGTGGGGTGGAGCGGCGAGGCGCCGCCCGTCGCCACCGAGGTGGTCGTGACCGGTCACAAGGGTGGCCAATGCGTCGTGCGCATGGTGCACAGCCTCTTCACCGACCGCGACGACTGGGACGACGAACTCGAGAGCTTCGAGGGCGGTTGGCCGGTCTTCTTCGCCATTCTGCGGCTCTACCTGCGGCACTTCGTCGGCCAGCCTGCGGCCGCCGTCTCGGTGATGATCCCGTCCGAGGTCGACGGAGCCCTGGCGTGGAGCGAGATCACCGAGGCGCTGAACCTGGCGGGCGCCAACGTCGGTGATCGCCGATCCGCCCCGGCCGGGGCGCCCGCGTTGAGCGGGGAGGTCGAACTGCTCCATCAGGATCGCGACAACCGCTACGTCATGCTGCGCCTCGACGAGCCCGCCGACGGCGTCGCCGTGATCGGTGCGCACTGCGCTCCCGGAGTCGCGATGGTGACCGCGAGCCTGTTCTTCTACGGGCCGGGGGCGACCGACCTCGCCGCCGAGCAGGAGGCCGCGTGGTCCCGGTGGATGCCCGATCGTGTCCGTTCGTCCACTTGA
- a CDS encoding phosphatase PAP2 family protein, whose amino-acid sequence MFPTRAKWTVASAVLAVAVYVAMWIGWTSPWNWISDVDSSTLATAFRLASEHPAWVGTWDAICTLFSPFVFRVVAVGVIVHAFIRKKWRTAVFLLLAVELSGPLTVLAKWVGDRPRPDTAMVAASSTSFPSGHAVGVMASVLAFAVVLAPYVRPHLRRVLVVAGVIVVVAVGVGRVALNVHHASDVVAGWALGYLWFLMCLAVIRPIARARAVAGTPADPGIAR is encoded by the coding sequence GTGTTCCCAACGCGAGCCAAATGGACCGTCGCTTCGGCCGTGCTGGCCGTGGCGGTCTACGTGGCGATGTGGATCGGCTGGACGTCGCCGTGGAACTGGATCTCCGACGTCGACTCCTCGACGCTGGCTACCGCCTTCCGCTTGGCGTCGGAGCACCCGGCGTGGGTCGGGACGTGGGACGCCATCTGCACGCTGTTCTCGCCGTTCGTGTTCCGGGTGGTGGCGGTCGGAGTGATCGTGCACGCGTTCATCCGCAAGAAGTGGCGCACCGCCGTGTTCCTGCTGCTGGCCGTCGAACTGTCCGGCCCGCTGACCGTGCTGGCCAAGTGGGTGGGTGACCGGCCCCGTCCCGACACCGCGATGGTGGCCGCGTCGTCGACGTCGTTCCCGTCCGGCCACGCCGTGGGCGTCATGGCGAGTGTGCTGGCGTTCGCCGTCGTGCTCGCGCCCTACGTGCGCCCCCATCTGCGTCGCGTGCTCGTCGTCGCGGGCGTGATCGTCGTCGTCGCCGTGGGTGTGGGCAGGGTCGCGCTCAACGTGCACCACGCGTCGGACGTGGTGGCCGGGTGGGCGCTCGGCTACCTCTGGTTCCTCATGTGTCTGGCCGTGATTCGGCCCATCGCACGGGCTAGGGCAGTGGCCGGAACACCGGCAGACCCCGGTATCGCACGCTGA
- a CDS encoding ArsR/SmtB family transcription factor, translated as MLDVEVISDPAAAITALDPVRTRLLAELGEPASAATLATRTGITRQKVNYHLRALEHRGLVVAAGERKWGGLTERLMVASASSYVVSPQALGPVGADPARSGDRLSASYLVALAARSIREVGELWRRSRDADKRLATLSIDTAVRFASPSERARFANDLTDAVTSLVARYHDDTAPRGRTHRLVVAAYPAPATD; from the coding sequence ATGCTCGACGTCGAGGTGATCTCCGACCCGGCCGCAGCCATCACTGCGCTGGACCCCGTGCGCACCAGACTCCTCGCCGAACTGGGCGAACCCGCTTCGGCGGCCACGCTGGCGACCCGCACGGGCATCACGCGACAGAAGGTCAACTACCACCTGCGTGCGCTCGAGCACCGCGGCCTCGTCGTCGCCGCGGGGGAGCGCAAGTGGGGTGGTCTCACCGAGCGGCTGATGGTGGCGTCGGCGTCGTCGTACGTCGTGTCGCCCCAGGCGCTGGGGCCAGTCGGCGCCGACCCCGCACGATCCGGCGACCGGCTGTCGGCGAGCTACCTCGTCGCACTCGCCGCCCGTTCCATCCGGGAGGTCGGCGAACTGTGGCGGCGCTCCCGCGACGCCGACAAGCGACTGGCAACGCTGTCGATCGACACCGCCGTCCGATTCGCATCGCCGTCGGAGCGCGCCCGGTTCGCCAATGACCTGACCGACGCCGTCACCAGCCTGGTCGCGCGCTACCACGACGACACCGCACCCCGCGGCCGCACCCATCGCCTGGTGGTTGCCGCCTACCCAGCACCCGCCACCGACTGA